A region of the Polaribacter sp. L3A8 genome:
TAGATATTCATTTTCGCTCCCTCTAGTTGTTAACCTACCAAAACCCTGACATAAATGTTGGCTACTTGCTATAGATGCTAACTCATTATTAGAAACTCCTTTTAAAGGATAATAAACACCCACATCTAACTTTGTGAAATTTTTGGTTTTCTCTTTAAACTCAGCTTCTCTTCCTCTATAAAACCAAGAAGATGTATTCTGAAACAATCTTTTAGGAGACCAAGTTTCTGTATATTTTAATTGAGATGGATACTTTGTAGAATCTGCAACAATATCAAAAGCAGCTACACTTAACATTGCAGAACTTGTGTGATGCCCATGAGTTGTACCTGGAGTTCTATGATCGAATCTGTTAATAATAACATCGGGTTTAAACGTTCTAATTGCCCAAACAACATCACTTAAAACTTCTTCTTTATTCCAAATTTTCAAGGTTTCATCTGGATGTTTAGAATACCCAAAATCATTGGCTCTTGTAAATAGTTGTTCTCCACCATCAACATTTCTTGCTGCTAATAATTCTTGTGTTCTAATTACACCTAATAATTCTCTAATTTCAGGACCAATTAAATTCTGGCCTCCATCTCCTCTTGTTAAAGACAAATAGCCTGTTCTTGCTTTTACGTTATTTGCTAAATAAGCAATTAATCTTGTGTTTTCATCATCTGGATGTGCAGCAATATACAGCGCAGTGCCTAAAAAATTCAGTTTTTGAATTTTCTCGTAAATCTGATTTGAGGTTAGTTTTTGAGGTTTTTGAGCGAATACAGATATTGAAATCAATAAAACTGCTACAATAGAAAGTAAAAATTTCTTCATAATTATAAATTGGTCAATAAAACAAATGTAGTTTTTTATGAGGCTTCTTAAAATTTGTTAACATAATTATAACGTTTCAAAGTTCATTAACAAAATGCTCATAACCTGTTAATAAATTAATTTTCAGAATCAGTTAATAAGATTATATTTGTAAGACTAATAAAGATAGAAAATCAATGAAATTTATTGTATCGAGTTCGCAATTATTAAAACAATTACAAGTTTTAGGCGGCGTTATAAATAGCAACAATACCCTACCAATTTTAGATAACTTCTTATTTGAATTATCTGAAAATCAATTAAAAGTTTCTGCATCAGATTTAGAAACAACCATGAGTTCTGTAATAGATGTAGAAAGTGATAGTTCTGGTTCTATAGCTGTTTCCGCACGTTTATTACTAGATACTTTAAAGACGTTTCCAGACCAACCTTTAACCTTTAAAACGGAAGGTGATAATGCCATTGAAATTAGTTCTGATCAAGGTAAATATGACATGGCTTATTTTGGTGGAGATGAGTTTCCGAAAGCGGTTTCTTTGCCTTCTCCAAGTAAAACAGTAGTACCTGCAAGTATTTTAGGAACAGCAATTTCTAAAACAATATTTGCTGCCGGAAACGACGATTTACGCCCAGTAATGAGTGGAGTGTTTTTTCAATTTAGTTCTCAAAGTTTAACTTTTGTTGCAACGGATGCTCATAAATTGGTAAAATATACAAGAACGGATGTTACTGCAGATCAAACGGCAGAATTCATTATGCCCAAAAAACCTTTGAATTTATTAAAAGGGATTTTAGGTGGTTCTGAAACAGATGTTACTATTGAATATAATGACGCAAATGCAAAATTTACGTTTGACAACGTAGTTTTAGTTTGTCGTTTAATTGATGGAAAATATCCTAATTATGAAGCTGTAATTCCAAAAGAGAATCCAAATAAATTAACGGTAGATAGAGCTTCATTCTTAAACTCCGTAAGACGTGTTTCTATTTTCTCTAGCAAAACAACACATCAGATTCGTTTAAAAATGGCGGGAACTGAATTAAATATTTCTGCTGAAGATTTAGATTTTTCTAACAAAGCAGACGAACGTTTAAGTTGTGATTACCAAGGAGACGATATGCAAATTGGTTTTAACTCTCGTTTTTTAAGCGAAATGTTAAACAATTTAAGTTCTAACGAAGTTTTAATTGAAATGTCTTTACCAAACAGAGCAGGAATTTTAACTCCTATTGATGGTACAGACGAAGGTGAACAAGTTACAATGTTGGTAATGCCAGTAATGCTTAATAACTAGTACTCGCAGAGTACATTTGTATTAAAATAATTTATCTTTCTTGTCTTAACAAGAATCTATACTTTTTAAAACCACAATTGATTAAAAATTAATTGTGGTTTTTTGATTTATGGTAAACCGTAAGAAAATATCAGATTAAATAATTATTTTTAAAAATATTAATCTTTTAAATAATTATTATGGCAGTAAAGCACACACCAACAAATGAAGTACACAAAGGTACTAAAGGAGGAACTACAGGTTGTGGATCGGATACTAATATCCATTCCAACCATTGGGTTAATAGTAATGAAAAAATTACTTGCTCAAAAAATGGCTGTAGATAATTCTTAAAAAGAACTAAGAAAATTTTAACTAATCTGTTCTAATTTTCTTAGTTTTCCTCTTTCTTTAAATTATTTTGTATTTCTTCAATATCAAAAGCAAATAATCTGAAAATTCTTTTAATAATAAGAACTATAGTAAGTATTATTTCTGAAAACAAGAAAACAAAAATAAAAGAAAAAATATTTTTAATAATTTGATTATAGCTATAATTGTTATTAAAAATTGTTAAACAAGTATTTTCAGAAAATAAGTCATATTTTTTAACAAAATTAAAACTAATGCAAAAAGAGATATCGTAATAACAAAAGTAATATTGTAAAACATCTCCTCAATTATATCAACTCTTAAACGTTTTTTATGTTTTGAAAAACCACGAGTAACTGATACTATTAAAACTAATAAATTAATAAACAACCCTATAAACACAGATAATAAAGTAGATAAGATCCCATCTAAATTATCATTTGTCCGATTAACAAGAAAAGAAATTAGAGATATAATAATAGGTATTATAATAAAAATAAAAAAATTACTTTTCCCACCTTTTTTTAACACTAAAAAGTGTTTTCTAAAAATATCTTTTATATTTATAAATGAAAAATCCATTTTCATAGTGGGTTAATTTGTTGCAATTTTTCATATGCTAATTCCGATATTGAATCTAAATCAGATTCCCCATATTTATCCACCTTAACAAAAATATCGTAAACACTTCTAACCCCACCTATTGACTCATTAAAATTAATATTTTTTGATTTATTATTATACGAAAAACCAATAGTTACATCGCTTTTATCATTAAAACCAATTGATTCTAGAGGTTCTGATATTATATAATTCTTATCCTTTTTATCAAATAATTTTTTTATAACTCCTCTTGTATTAGAAGGAAAAAAACCATTCTTTTTCCTAATAACTAACTCATAAACATATTCTTCACTTTCTTCTGTTAAATTTAATTTATCAGTTATATCTTTAGAAACTTTATTTGTTTTTAAAGTAATCGATTTTGCTGCACCATCATTTATAATTTTAGCATTTATATCTTGATCTATATATCTTGATGTTTTCATTATATAATTTGGAAAGTACTCTCTAAAATACAGCTTTAAAACATCTGTAAAAACACTGTTTATCCCATAAACACCATTTCTTTCTAAAAAAATCATTCCTTTATCATTAGTTTCATTAAAATAAATGAAAAAGAAAAAGACCTTTTCTACACCTTCATTTATAGTACTCTCATATGAAGGCTTATTATCTTCTTTATTTTTTGCGTTTACTAACTTAATAATAGAGCCATACTTTGTAGAAGATATTTTACCTAATAAAATTCTATCATTATAGTGAATTGTTGTTTCTATCTGATTACTGATTTCTTTCTTTTCTATTTTTATACTATTCTTCAATCCATCATCTTCAGTAGGTAGAGTATATAAAAAGTCGGGGAAATGATTAAATATGTGCTTACCTAAGTCTAGGTCAAATCTAGGTGTTTCTTTTTTTCTTTTAGAAATATGAAAAATTAGTGCTTCTAACTGTCTTTTTTCTTCTCTCATTTATAAATATTTTTTTAATAGCTATTTTAAATTAAAGGTAAGTATTTTATTTAAAAAATTGAGGTTATCAAAATTATCTTTTTTTATATTACATTTACTTTCATGAATTTTCTAGCACACTTATATTTATCACAAAACGACACCAATATTATGATTGGCAATTTTATTGCAGATCATATTAGAGGCAATAATTACGAAGGTTTTTCTAAAGAAATTCAGCAAGGTATTTTTTTACACAGAGAAATAGATACGTTTACAGACGCGCATGAAATTGTTAGAAAAAGCAAGCGTCGTTTACACGAAAGATACAGACATTATGATGGCGTAATTATCGATATTTTTTATGATTACTTCTTGGCTAAAAATTGGGCAGATTATTCAGAAATTCCTTTAGCTATTTATACAGATTCTATTAATAAATTGTTTAGTGGCATCTCTGATCAATTACCTGTAAAGTCTCAAAACTTCATTAAGTATATGATTGAATATAACATCTTATTCAATTATCAAAATAAAGAAGGAATCGAAAAAGTTTTAAACGGAATGAACGCGAGAACAAAAGGAAAGTCTCAAATGAATTTAGCCATTGAAGATTTACGAATTCTAGAAACAGAACTACAAGAAGATTTTACCTTATTTTTTAAAGATTTAATAGCACACACAAATAAGAAATTTAAAGAACTAAAAAGCAGCATATGAAAAAAGTAATTTTAGTATTCGCATTTTCTTTAGTATTGATTCACTGTAAAACAGTTACTAAAAAAGAAAAAATTACCGGTTTAATTGCCAATAAAGCAATGGTAGTTTCTGCCAGAGAAGAAGCTTCTAAGATTGGTTTACTTATATTAGAAAAAGGTGGAAATGCTTTTGATGCGATGGCAGCTACAGAATTAGCTTTAGCAGTTGCCTACCCTTATGCAGGAAACCTCGGTGGCGGTGGTTTTATGGTATATCGTAAAAACAACGGAGAAATTGGTGCTTTAGATTATAGAGAAAAAGCGCCTTTGGCAGCATCTAAAGACATGTATTTAAATGATGATGGAAATGTAATTCCTAATAAAAGTACATTAGGCTCTATGGCAGTGGGAGTTCCAGGAACTATTGCAGGTGTTTTTGAAACACATCGAAAATTTGGAACATTACCAATACAAGATATTTTAAAACCAGTGATAGAATTGGCAAAACGTGGCGTAATTGTCACTAAAAAACAAGAAGCTAGAATTAAAGAATACCAACCTAAATTTAAAAAAGCCAATCAGTCTTTAATTCTTTTTGATAGTATCTGGAAAGAGAATGACATTATAAAATATCCTGCTTTAGCAGAAACCTTAGAAAGAATTTCTAAAAACGGTAGAGATGAGTTTTACAAAGGTGAAACGGCAGAACGTTTGGTAAAGTTCATGCAAGATAATGGAGGAATTA
Encoded here:
- a CDS encoding ACP phosphodiesterase; the encoded protein is MNFLAHLYLSQNDTNIMIGNFIADHIRGNNYEGFSKEIQQGIFLHREIDTFTDAHEIVRKSKRRLHERYRHYDGVIIDIFYDYFLAKNWADYSEIPLAIYTDSINKLFSGISDQLPVKSQNFIKYMIEYNILFNYQNKEGIEKVLNGMNARTKGKSQMNLAIEDLRILETELQEDFTLFFKDLIAHTNKKFKELKSSI
- the dnaN gene encoding DNA polymerase III subunit beta, which translates into the protein MKFIVSSSQLLKQLQVLGGVINSNNTLPILDNFLFELSENQLKVSASDLETTMSSVIDVESDSSGSIAVSARLLLDTLKTFPDQPLTFKTEGDNAIEISSDQGKYDMAYFGGDEFPKAVSLPSPSKTVVPASILGTAISKTIFAAGNDDLRPVMSGVFFQFSSQSLTFVATDAHKLVKYTRTDVTADQTAEFIMPKKPLNLLKGILGGSETDVTIEYNDANAKFTFDNVVLVCRLIDGKYPNYEAVIPKENPNKLTVDRASFLNSVRRVSIFSSKTTHQIRLKMAGTELNISAEDLDFSNKADERLSCDYQGDDMQIGFNSRFLSEMLNNLSSNEVLIEMSLPNRAGILTPIDGTDEGEQVTMLVMPVMLNN